GGGTGACTGGTCATCTTTGAATTCTGGACACCCGGTGGCTATCTCCTCCGGGTCAAGCTCCGATTGCCAGGCTTTAGCCCAGCCAAGAGCGATGATAGCTCCAGCTCGGGTAGCTGATAGTCTTTGCTCTTCAATCTGGCTTGGGAAAAGTGGATAAGTGATCCAGCACATACTTGATCTGACTTGGCGGTTTTCTGTTGCCCCCCAAGGCCACAAGACTACGGAGGGTGCCGCTGTAAAGTTGATCAGTTAAAGAATAGATGGCCTTCAGCTTCAATAGCATGTCTTGGCCAAGGTTGGCACTCCTTGCGCCTGCTAAAGACAAGGGTCGCCGGTGGGTTAGACTTTTTATACACATAAGAGTGAaacaaatatgccctagaggcaataataaagttattattttatttccttatatcatgataaatgtttattattcatgctagaattgtattaaccggaaacttgatacatgtgtgaatacatagacaaaacatagtgtccctagtatgcctctactagactagctcgttaatcaaagatggttaagtttcctgaccatagacatgtgttgtcatttgatgaacgggatcacaacattagagaatcatgtgatggagaagacccatctgttagcttagcattatgatcgttaagtattattgctattgctttcttcatgacttatacatgttcctctgactatgagatcatgcaactcccgaataccggaggaacaccttgtgtgctatcaaacgtcacaacgtaactgggtgattataaagatgctctacaggtgtctccgaaggtgtttgttggtttggcatagatcgagattaggatttgtcactccgtgtatcggataggtatctctgggccctctcggtaatgctcatcactataagccttacaaacaatgtgactaatgagttagttgcgggatgatacactacagaacgagtaaagagactttccagtaatgagattgaactaggtatgatgataccgacgatcgaatctcgggcaagtaacataccgatgacaaagggaacaacgtatgttgttatgcagtttgaccgataaagatcttcgtagaatatgtaggagccaatatgagcatcttggttccgctattggttattgaccggagatgtgtctcggtcatgtctacatagttctcgaacccataggatccgcacgcttaacgttcgatgacgatttgtattatgcgttatgtgatttgatataccgaaggttgttcggagtcccggatgagatcacagacatgacaaggagtctcgaaatggtcgagaggtaaagattcatatattggaaggttgcatttggacatcgaaatggttccgagtgatacgggcatttttccggagtaccgggagattgccggaacccccgggggaaagatatgggccttatgggccataggagggaggctaaccagcccacaaggggctggtgcgccccccacaagggaggaggccgaattggacttgggaagggggcgccacccccctttccttttcctactccctctcctttccccttttccccctctagtagaaggaaaaaagggtggggccgaatcctactaggactggagtcctagtagccccgcgccggtaacttcatcatcaccgtcaccacgccgtagtgctgacgaaactctccctcggcctcaactagatcaagagttcgagggacgttaccgagctgaatgtgtgcagatcgcggaggtgtcgtgcgttcggtacttgatcggttggatcgcgaagacgttcgactacatcaaccgcgttactaaacgcttacgctttcggtctacgagggtacgtggacacactctccccggtcgctgctatgcttctcctagatagatcttgcatgatcgtaggaatttttttgaaatactacgttccccaacaaagagATGTCCAGCGGGTTAAAGTATTGGATTGACATGTTATACTTACCAAGATGGCGGCTGTCATTTGAATAATATGTTGCTTTAAGCCGGATAATTCTCCAGTCATTGGCTTAAGTGCAGCCTCAACATCTTCGGCCCTTTTCGCCAGCACAGCCTTCTCAATCTCCCAGTCGGCTCTCTTAATGTCAAAATCTGCTTTCAACTTTTCAGCTGCTTCTAATGAGGCCTTCAATTCTGACTTGGTTTTGGAAGATTCTGCTTGCTGGGTCTTGATGTTTTTCTTTAAGTCGCCCACTTGCGACTGCTGCATGATCAATTCTGCCTGAAAGACAATAGTGGGATAATGATTACAACATACAACGACAAGTTTTTGTGATGCAGATTaattgaagtcccaagcacattgCCCGCAATATACTTGGCATTTGGGGGCTAATGCAGgttgtttcaaaattttcatgaccCGGTTCAACTTTTCAGTTTAAACCGGCACGTGGGGGCTAAATATCGGAATTTTTTCAAAGTACAGTGATTATAAGTCTCGGCTCAGCTTGTtcaagttaaaccggcccttgggggctacatgtttGAGTCTTAGAGTTATTTACCAGTTTGGTTCATCTTATTACTATGGTAttatgattggcaagccatacaTAGTTAATTCAAGAATTAATATCTGAAAGACCCGGCTCATCTTGATAAGATAAGCCGGCCCTGAAAGGCTATAGTTTGAAGATTATTATGAAGTCTATAGCATACTCATCTTTTTCCTATCCTCTAGACTTGGTAGCTATATGAATATATGTGGAAAAGGGTTAGGAATGTACCTCATAACGTTCCTTCACGAGGTTTACTAATACGTCCTCCATTTCACGGCTAGTGTGAAGGCGGTTCAGATAACCCGCATGAATGTCACCTGCAGTGAGGGCGACATAACTCTCCAGATCCAGCCTCAACTTGCTTTTGTCTTCTATTGGCAGCTCTTCTTTTGCACTATGTTTGGCCAAGACAGAAAGATCCCCGGCTCTGTATAGCATGTGCTAGTGATGATGACATCTCCGGCGATCTTATCAAAAGGGGCCTCTTCAGCAAGCTTGGCAGGGCTGGGTGGCTTAGGACTCGGCGGATCATGACATCAGTTTGCGGTGGTGGATCGTGGGCGACATCGTCATGATCTTGAATTGTGGCATCTGGGTTTACTGACATTTGCTTCTCTGGCTCAGCAGTTTGGGTTTTTCTTAAGAGCCGCCCAATTTATGTTTCTTGTCGACTTTGGCCATGCCTCTGTAATGAAAATATAAGGATACGAGTATATCATCATAACATACTTATCAACAAATGAAACAAGTACAAATACTTACCCAGGGGCAACT
The Aegilops tauschii subsp. strangulata cultivar AL8/78 chromosome 3, Aet v6.0, whole genome shotgun sequence genome window above contains:
- the LOC109757501 gene encoding uncharacterized protein isoform X3, producing MLYRAGDLSVLAKHSAKEELPIEDKSKLRLDLESYVALTAGDIHAGYLNRLHTSREMEDVLVNLVKERYEAELIMQQSQVGDLKKNIKTQQAESSKTKSELKASLEAAEKLKADFDIKRADWEIEKAVLAKRAEDVEAALKPMTGELSGLKQHIIQMTAAILAQGVPTLAKTCY